Proteins encoded by one window of Candidatus Scalindua japonica:
- a CDS encoding flagellin has translation MGLRIQNNISAFNSHRNLKIADAGLSKSLEKLSSGFRINKASDDAAGLAVSMRFRSQIKSLQQASRNATEANSMLQIAEGAADQITNILQRMKELATQAASTNTGATDRNNISAEVNNLESEISRIANSTKYSGTSLIDGNFGSLGVSSAGSLVSQFGITAVDVSGAATATEYGITVSTAGNNSMTITDGTTTETVSITTASTGLDTQTLDFSNLGIKVDVNAVFSNDTLNTMDAAASTMVTSATTTSSFQVGYENNSNNSISFSLADLTTAGLTAGVDVSSLSGAQTALTTIDTAMDTLADARATIGKTQNQFGYATANLSSTIENLSAAESVIRDADMALETVAFTKNQILMQAGTSMLAQSNQSPQVVLSLLG, from the coding sequence ATGGGTTTAAGAATACAAAATAATATATCAGCTTTTAACTCACACAGAAATCTTAAAATTGCAGATGCCGGATTATCAAAATCGCTTGAGAAACTCTCTTCAGGTTTCAGGATTAATAAGGCATCTGATGACGCAGCAGGTCTTGCTGTATCTATGCGATTCAGATCACAGATTAAGAGTTTGCAGCAGGCAAGTAGAAATGCTACAGAAGCGAATTCAATGTTGCAGATTGCAGAAGGTGCTGCGGACCAGATAACGAATATCCTGCAGAGGATGAAGGAACTTGCTACACAAGCTGCATCTACTAACACAGGTGCTACTGACCGAAATAACATCAGCGCTGAAGTTAACAACCTTGAATCAGAAATAAGCCGAATTGCCAATTCTACAAAATATTCCGGTACATCTTTAATTGACGGTAATTTTGGATCCCTTGGTGTCAGTTCTGCAGGTAGTTTGGTCTCACAATTCGGTATAACAGCCGTTGATGTTTCTGGTGCTGCTACCGCTACAGAATATGGTATAACAGTGAGTACTGCCGGAAACAACAGTATGACAATTACAGATGGCACTACTACAGAGACGGTTTCTATCACTACAGCGTCTACAGGTCTTGATACACAGACACTGGATTTTTCAAATCTGGGCATCAAGGTTGATGTTAATGCAGTATTCTCTAACGATACGTTGAACACAATGGATGCCGCTGCCAGCACCATGGTAACCAGCGCTACTACTACTTCATCTTTCCAGGTTGGTTATGAGAACAACAGTAATAACAGTATCAGTTTCTCTTTGGCAGATCTGACCACAGCTGGATTAACTGCAGGTGTTGATGTAAGTTCTTTGTCTGGTGCACAAACCGCATTGACAACGATAGATACTGCTATGGATACTCTGGCTGACGCTCGCGCGACAATTGGTAAAACACAAAACCAGTTTGGTTATGCAACAGCTAACCTATCCAGTACGATTGAGAATTTGAGCGCTGCCGAATCCGTTATTCGTGATGCGGATATGGCCCTTGAAACAGTAGCGTTCACGAAGAACCAGATTCTGATGCAAGCAGGTACTTCAATGCTTGCCCAGTCTAACCAGTCACCTCAAGTAGTTTTAAGTCTGCTCGGATAA
- a CDS encoding tetratricopeptide repeat-containing glycosyltransferase family 2 protein: protein MNKMKKNQKLDNNPTLSLCMIVKNEEYFLPMCLDSVKDYIDEIVIVDTGSTDKTIEIAESYNAKIYHHPWENSFSKARNYSLKYATSDWILILDADEEIDKEDAHRLKEVIKDPLESEASQRVDLIFIPVYSKFNNGKNLSIANSERLFRNHLGICYDGIVHNTLRYSAPTRKENIRLHHHGYNQDNEQMERKFLRTSTLLKEQIKNDPENPVPHHNLAVSFLDRNMNSECIKEALEAIRLFELQNSDSQLRLLSYYSAGVAFYRINELSNAKKYAIKSLSFYSEYVDAYCLLSSIYFLQKEYDKCIETTKKYLDLLPSIESDPNSVLSIPYNTLQHAGLAYSRMAIIFLEQGHEPDGLLAFKNAVNSSHKKWEPYINVSRHFAEHGNSKLAEKFLTKGIKLDPCNRHMLYYASEFYENSGASDKALNCLKAIIYCLPDETQAIYKMGLLLMKKNQYDEAIKSFKAVTDKEPEHFNALFNMAIAYEGIGNTNKSKEIYNVLTKKDPNNPEVRLRQGSLFLNENDYTRAKEYFSKLLNTEKYLIEAHLGLSKIALSMNDPESCIKSCDELLKHLNLPRDITINNISELSELYIQIGIVLLREHKEHQVKFSFKIAELLKPGIIDNLEIKRY from the coding sequence ATGAATAAGATGAAAAAAAATCAGAAGCTTGACAATAATCCAACTCTTTCTCTTTGCATGATAGTAAAAAATGAAGAATATTTTCTTCCCATGTGTCTTGATAGTGTTAAAGACTATATTGATGAAATAGTTATTGTAGATACCGGTTCAACCGACAAAACTATTGAAATTGCCGAAAGCTATAATGCAAAGATATATCATCATCCATGGGAAAACAGTTTCAGTAAGGCAAGAAATTATTCCCTTAAGTACGCGACTTCTGACTGGATCCTGATACTAGATGCTGATGAAGAGATAGATAAAGAAGACGCGCACAGACTTAAAGAAGTTATCAAGGATCCTTTGGAGAGTGAAGCTTCGCAAAGAGTTGATCTGATATTTATTCCCGTATATAGTAAATTCAATAATGGGAAGAACCTATCCATTGCTAATTCAGAAAGACTATTTAGAAATCACCTTGGTATATGCTACGACGGAATAGTCCATAATACTCTTCGATACTCAGCCCCTACCAGAAAAGAAAATATCAGATTGCATCACCACGGTTATAATCAGGACAACGAACAGATGGAGAGAAAGTTCCTACGCACTTCGACGTTGTTAAAAGAGCAAATTAAAAATGATCCGGAAAACCCGGTACCTCACCACAATCTTGCTGTTTCATTTCTTGACAGGAATATGAACAGTGAGTGCATCAAAGAAGCGCTTGAAGCAATCAGGCTATTTGAACTGCAAAATAGTGATTCACAACTAAGGCTTCTTTCGTACTATTCGGCAGGCGTAGCATTTTATCGCATTAATGAACTCTCAAACGCAAAAAAATATGCTATAAAATCACTAAGCTTCTATTCCGAATATGTAGATGCCTACTGCCTGCTTTCCTCCATATATTTTCTTCAAAAAGAATATGACAAATGTATAGAGACTACTAAAAAGTATCTGGATTTATTGCCGTCTATCGAATCTGACCCAAATAGTGTTCTCTCTATACCTTACAATACACTACAACACGCTGGACTGGCCTACTCACGGATGGCAATAATTTTTCTTGAGCAAGGTCATGAGCCTGATGGTCTGCTTGCGTTCAAAAATGCTGTAAACAGCTCTCATAAGAAATGGGAGCCATATATAAATGTATCCAGGCACTTTGCAGAACACGGAAATTCAAAACTTGCAGAAAAATTTCTGACAAAGGGAATCAAGTTAGATCCATGCAACAGACATATGCTCTATTATGCATCTGAATTTTATGAAAACTCAGGTGCATCAGACAAAGCATTAAACTGTCTCAAGGCGATAATATATTGCCTTCCTGATGAAACTCAGGCAATATATAAAATGGGTCTCCTCCTTATGAAAAAAAACCAGTATGATGAAGCAATTAAATCATTTAAGGCTGTTACAGATAAAGAACCGGAACATTTTAATGCTCTATTTAACATGGCTATAGCATATGAGGGAATTGGAAACACAAATAAATCTAAAGAAATATACAATGTTTTAACAAAGAAGGATCCGAATAATCCTGAAGTACGGTTGAGACAGGGCTCTCTTTTTTTAAATGAAAATGATTACACCAGAGCAAAAGAGTATTTTAGTAAATTATTAAACACTGAAAAATACCTGATAGAAGCTCATTTGGGGCTAAGCAAGATTGCATTATCTATGAATGACCCGGAAAGCTGTATAAAGAGTTGCGATGAGTTGTTGAAACATCTCAACCTGCCCAGAGATATTACAATAAATAATATCAGCGAATTAAGTGAACTTTACATACAAATTGGAATTGTATTATTAAGAGAGCATAAGGAACATCAGGTAAAATTTTCATTTAAAATTGCGGAGTTGTTAAAACCCGGTATTATTGATAATCTAGAAATAAAACGGTATTAA
- the fliD gene encoding flagellar filament capping protein FliD, with amino-acid sequence MPGTSAIGGLVSGLDTATLIEQLIGVSRKRVDIVVNNQTLQSDKLTAFKSLNTQLSTFQAKAKALTEDDIFDVFKTSTSTNSTNFSSDELVSISTTSDASPGTHTISFTSSSQLAQARQMSSMSFTSSSTALGLTGEFVINGNAISISTTDSLSDVISSINTANSGTNATGVTATLISVSDTDNRMVLTSDNTGEDKFSILDASSDAEDILEAMGLASSTQSIKNATSDGAKSDAFSSSSTAVQSLLGLTTAQNGTVTIGGESVVIDLSSQSLSTIATNINTALTGASKGTATVASTTTDGVTTYQIDINGTTSYTDTNNILETLGIIKRGQSSVAEEHTGSTANTKTSGAGGGVVASATTFSEINTGSDANNVANNDTVTLTGTNHDGNAVTGTYTITDKTTDTIDGLLTQIENTFGLGAGSATIDASGKVIITDDTTGDSQLSIEIITNNEGGGTLDFGTVSVTTEGYDMEVTAGQDAKITIDGIAVSRSSNSIDDVISGVTLDLNRVESGSTVNLTISRDTDSIKSSVNDFATAYNDIIEFINQEFAFNEDSESAGILSGESTLRTIKSIIQSTISASVPLLPTDSNALSLIGITSDKYGKLSVKDSTFLKKINSDFYAVKRMFVAEGTTTNTEISYISHTKDTVAGNYAVSINTVASQASETGSIVLTNGIGAGLTDTLTITDTATNRVATISLDGNASENGSTIDNIVNAINSELDTERTQTLVGSIANTKTTGAGGGIITASTKFNEINTGGDANDLSDNDVISFTGTNRSGLSISNSYTISDVSTGTVQDFLSTIEKAYENSVSATINASGNIVLTDITDGDSQVSISITEPGSLNFGSVKTSNEGGVTGRYGMEITASNDGSDHLVLTHDTYGSGFGFTTVEINDLLGTEGTYSGTDVAGTINGEAATGTGQILVGDAPSDTESSTSIEDLTLKVTSTTTGTKGNVKLTMGVGELMHSDVDSIIDQFDGLLTIRMDGLQDTIDDMQNSILGMEERLAMETLRLNEQFVALELNLSKLQSVSSFMAQQLGMLGK; translated from the coding sequence ATGCCAGGTACGAGTGCAATAGGAGGTCTGGTTTCTGGTCTTGATACTGCAACCCTCATAGAACAGCTTATTGGTGTCAGTAGAAAACGTGTAGATATTGTTGTTAATAATCAAACGTTACAAAGCGATAAGTTGACAGCGTTTAAATCGCTCAATACTCAGCTTTCAACCTTCCAGGCAAAGGCAAAGGCTCTTACAGAAGACGACATTTTTGATGTTTTTAAGACCTCAACGTCTACAAACTCAACAAACTTTTCATCCGATGAACTCGTTTCAATTTCAACAACATCAGACGCGAGTCCAGGCACACATACAATATCATTTACGTCCAGCTCACAGTTGGCACAGGCAAGACAGATGTCATCAATGAGTTTTACCAGCTCATCAACAGCACTGGGCCTTACCGGTGAGTTTGTCATTAACGGCAATGCTATAAGTATATCCACAACAGACTCTCTTTCTGACGTTATATCATCAATAAATACAGCAAATTCAGGCACTAATGCTACCGGTGTAACTGCGACATTAATATCTGTTTCAGATACTGATAACCGCATGGTCCTTACCAGCGATAATACAGGGGAAGACAAGTTTTCCATACTTGATGCGTCTTCTGATGCCGAAGATATACTGGAAGCGATGGGCCTTGCCTCAAGCACACAGTCTATCAAGAACGCTACAAGTGATGGAGCAAAGTCAGATGCATTCTCCAGCAGCAGTACCGCAGTTCAATCACTGCTTGGTTTGACAACTGCTCAAAACGGTACAGTAACTATTGGAGGAGAAAGTGTTGTTATAGACCTTTCCTCTCAATCTTTATCTACGATAGCAACTAATATTAACACCGCACTTACAGGGGCATCAAAAGGGACTGCCACAGTTGCCAGCACTACTACTGACGGAGTTACAACTTACCAGATTGATATTAACGGCACTACAAGTTATACGGACACCAACAATATACTTGAAACATTAGGCATCATAAAAAGGGGTCAGAGTTCAGTCGCCGAAGAACATACCGGGTCCACAGCTAACACGAAAACCAGTGGTGCTGGCGGAGGAGTAGTCGCCAGTGCAACAACATTTTCAGAAATTAATACCGGTAGCGACGCAAATAATGTTGCCAACAACGACACAGTTACATTGACAGGTACAAACCATGACGGGAATGCTGTGACCGGAACATATACAATAACGGACAAGACCACTGATACAATAGATGGTCTACTGACACAGATAGAAAATACTTTCGGCCTTGGAGCAGGCAGCGCGACAATTGATGCTTCAGGAAAGGTTATTATAACTGATGACACTACTGGTGACAGCCAGTTGAGTATTGAAATAATTACGAATAATGAAGGCGGTGGTACCCTTGATTTTGGTACTGTTTCCGTAACTACTGAAGGTTATGATATGGAAGTAACAGCAGGCCAGGACGCAAAGATAACAATTGACGGAATTGCTGTCTCACGGAGCAGTAATTCTATTGATGATGTCATTAGCGGTGTTACCCTTGATTTAAACCGAGTTGAGTCGGGAAGTACGGTAAATCTGACGATCTCCAGAGATACTGACAGTATAAAATCAAGTGTAAATGACTTTGCTACCGCATACAATGATATAATTGAATTCATAAATCAGGAATTCGCATTTAACGAAGATTCGGAAAGCGCCGGTATCCTGTCTGGTGAAAGTACTTTGAGGACAATTAAAAGTATTATTCAATCAACCATATCAGCTTCAGTACCATTACTTCCTACTGATTCCAATGCTCTCTCATTAATAGGGATAACATCGGACAAATATGGAAAGTTGTCAGTAAAAGACAGCACATTCTTAAAGAAAATTAATTCTGATTTTTATGCTGTCAAAAGGATGTTTGTCGCGGAAGGAACTACTACCAATACTGAAATTTCTTATATAAGCCACACAAAAGATACAGTTGCAGGCAACTATGCCGTGAGCATTAATACGGTTGCATCTCAGGCGTCCGAAACAGGATCTATTGTTCTTACCAATGGAATCGGGGCCGGTCTTACTGATACTCTGACAATTACAGATACTGCTACCAACAGGGTTGCGACAATAAGTCTTGATGGGAACGCGTCTGAGAATGGCAGCACTATTGATAATATCGTAAACGCAATAAATTCAGAACTTGATACAGAGCGGACACAAACACTTGTAGGCAGCATTGCAAATACAAAGACCACAGGCGCAGGAGGTGGAATAATAACTGCCAGTACAAAGTTTAATGAGATTAATACCGGAGGAGATGCGAATGACCTGTCTGATAATGATGTTATTTCATTTACCGGTACCAACAGGTCCGGGCTTAGTATAAGTAATTCGTATACAATCAGTGACGTCTCAACAGGTACCGTACAGGACTTTCTTTCCACGATAGAAAAAGCTTATGAAAATAGTGTATCAGCGACAATTAATGCTTCCGGAAATATTGTGTTAACTGACATTACCGACGGTGACAGCCAAGTCTCGATTTCAATAACTGAGCCCGGTAGCCTGAATTTTGGTTCTGTAAAGACCTCCAACGAAGGCGGTGTTACCGGTAGGTACGGAATGGAGATTACAGCATCCAACGATGGCAGTGATCATCTTGTCCTTACACATGATACTTATGGGAGTGGATTTGGTTTTACCACTGTTGAGATAAATGACCTCCTGGGAACTGAGGGTACTTACAGCGGAACAGACGTTGCCGGTACAATAAATGGTGAAGCTGCTACAGGTACAGGCCAAATCCTGGTAGGCGATGCCCCATCGGATACTGAATCTTCCACGAGTATTGAAGACCTTACATTAAAAGTGACTTCCACCACTACTGGTACAAAGGGTAATGTAAAGCTTACAATGGGAGTAGGTGAATTGATGCATAGTGATGTTGATTCAATTATTGATCAATTTGATGGGTTACTCACCATAAGAATGGATGGTCTGCAAGATACAATAGATGACATGCAGAATTCCATCCTGGGGATGGAAGAGCGACTGGCAATGGAAACATTGCGACTCAATGAACAATTTGTTGCACTGGAATTAAATCTTTCAAAACTTCAATCAGTAAGCTCTTTCATGGCACAACAA